TTCCAAAATACCGACCTAAATAAATATTCAATCCTGCTCCAACCCCTACGATACTTCCAATACCACTAGAGATCTGGTTGCTATAAACAAACCTGTCATGAGTGATTCCTGAATGTGCCTCACCTGTGAAGGAAACAACACCAGCCCTTGCCACAAGATAAGGATCGAAAAAATTTCTAGGTATGGGATGGTAGGTGGCAAGAAAACTCATTGAATTTCCGCGATAAATTGTCCGTTCACGGGGAATGGGATCAACATATTCTTTATAATATGATAAACCAGGAATTACATCTTGTCTTTTGGCATTCATAGAATTTTGCATCACAGTAAATCCAAGTCCTATTTTTTCTTTCCATCCATATTCAAAATCAAACTGAGATGCAACTCCCGGGGTGTATGTCGGTTTAAAGTACAAACCTGGATCTTGACTGCGTATCGAACCTTGAGGATAATAGTCTTGGCTCACTTCTTTTGTTACAATCTTATATTGTAATGCACTATCATAGTTTTTTTCGTGACTAATAAATGATCCGCTAGGTGCCAATGTTCCTCCCCCCATAAAACTAATTAAAAAAGCACCTTCATAAAAACCTGGTGGGTATTTTAATTTTGCGTAATATTTATCCAGATCTGAGTTAATTTTCTGCGTTTCCTCAGGAACTTGACTTACCAAAGGTTTATCCTCCTTTTTCATCAGAGGTTCTGCAAAACTAATATTTGCAGATAACAAAAGAAAGGTTATCATTAGTGTTTTTGTATTCATCATTTTATCCTTAGGGGTAGGATAATGATGGCATCAAAACTTACAAAAGAAATGGAGCGAAGTGCATTCTAAAGGTGTGAATGGCACCTAATTTACTCCATTACTGTGATGGTATTCTCCCAACCCCCTGTGACCATTTTGGAGGTAAAATCCCATTTATTAGGAAAGGCTTCTTGTAACCTTGATTTTATGTATTTCATACCAGTTCCCAATGAATCGGATTTAGTTGTAGGAAGTCCGTCATTGAATAGAATGTATTTTGTTTTATTTTTATCTTTCTTTTTCTTTAATGTGAAGATTCCTGAATTTTTACCTTGATAACCATGTGTGACACCATTTTCAACCAATGTCAAAAGAACAATGGGCGGGATCATATCTTTGGGGCTCACCCCCTCTGTTTTAAATTCAAACTTTGATTCTTTTCGAAGACTCATAATCTCCAAATATCGTTTGCAAATATTTATCTCTTCACTGATAGAAATTGTTTTTTTATTGGTTAACTTTAAGATAGATCGCAATTCATCAGAAAGAGCAGTGAGTAATTGTTTGGCTGTTTCTGGATCCTCATCCAACCAGATGATGGTTGCATTGATCGAATTTAATAAAAAATGAGGATGTATATTGTTTTTTAACAATTCAACTTCTAACCTTGAAGAAACTAATTTTGCATCCTGAAGTTTGACTTTATAAGAAGTCATTAGTCTTTCGGCCCGATTTTTATCAGAGTTGGCTAGTTTAATTTTATAAGCAAGACCCAAAGAGAGTAAACACATCTCAATCGCTGAACCAACTTGCAGTCCATACTCGGTAAATATATTCGCAGGCAAAATTCCAAATCCTTTCAGTGAATAAATACCCACACCAAATAAAAGAGCTACCCAAGCGATTAAAAAGTAGCGTGCCGGCTTGTATCCTTTGTCCCAACAAACAACAGCAACGAGAAAAACAGAAAGAGCAAACAAGATCACAAAGGAAGCCAATAAATAGATGTTTACATAATAGGAAAAAACAAAGGATGATAACATCAAAAACAACATCAAACCCATTAGCACAAAGATGATTTTATCCCAAGTTGGTGTGTTTCGTTTTGTATTCAAAAAACTTCTAGTAAACTGAAGTCCCCAAAACAAAGAAAATCCTCCCACAAATGGTAAACTGATATTTGCCCAATGGGGAGAATTAGGCCAGAAAATCTGGAACGCTAACCCATTTAGAACCGACTGAGATAACCCATACAAACTTACATACAAAAGATAATACAAATACCCCCAATCTCTAAGCATAAATAATAGTATTAAATTATAAATTACTAATACAAAAACGATTCCATAATAAATTCCTAAAGATAAATTTTCCTTCTCTTTCAACTTCAAAAATCTTTCATGTGAATAAACAGTTATCGGAAACTGAACAGTTCCCTCACTTTCAAAACGGAAATAGTATGTTTTATTTTTCTGAAGACCTAACTTTACTGGGAAAATAAAACTTTTTTCCTCTAGTGGCCTCGCAGAAAAAACATAAGAATCACCTGTGATGATTTGTTTCCAAGATTTATCAGTCAATTCGTAGAATTCTATTTTATCCAACAACGGATAGGATACATGAATGAACCAGTCGCGTTCGTTCGATTCATTATGTAGTTCAAAACGAACCCAATAAATATTTTTTGTAAATCCAAAATTGGGTGAAAGAGATTTACTCTCCTCAAATAAATTCGTTTTCCTAACTTCCTCAAATCTTAGGTCACTATCAGGTGTTAGGGTAAGGATTTCCATATGGTATCCAATGGGGTATTCCCCCGTTCCTTTTTTCAAAAACGTTGTCAATCGCGAAGGAGTAGGAAGCGCCGAAAGAGAAAAAGAGCTAACAAATAGCAGAACAACACTGAATCGGAGTGGGAACATTTCTGACAAAATTTATTCGAATTTACCTTGGTTGTAAAGTAAAAGTTTTTGTTTGGCGGCGGTAAATTGGATTTGGATTGATTTCAAATGTAACTTTTAGAATCTTTCCGATAAAGAGCAATGCTTTTGGTAAAATGACTCAATGAATAGACTATCAGCTTGGATCAAATCAATCCATTTCCTTATAGGATTACAAAGTAAAGATGAAACACTGCCAGATGTTCGGGAAATTTCGATTCCCATACGCAACGGCAGTTTGCGTGCAGACTGTTATATGACAAAATCAAAATCATTGGGCACGATAATTACCATCAATGGCCTTGCTCCCCTAGGAAACCGTGATCCGAGGTTTATCATTGTCAATCGAAGCCTAAATCAATTAGGTTACACGGTTGTGAGTCCATTCTACGATGAAATTTGTGATTATAAAATTTCTCTTCGTAACATTGAAGATATTAAAGATTCCATTACTTACATCTCTAAACAAAAAGAGATAAGTCCTTCTGGAAAAGTATCCATTTTTGCACCCTCTTTTTCAGGATCCTTAAGTCTTATCGCAGTAAGCGAAAAAGAAATTGCCGAACGAATTAATTCCGTTTGTGCGATCGGTGCCTTTGCCAATGTAGATGATATTATTGGAAATTTGTTTGCAAACCAGAGTTTGGATGAATACGGACGAATGATTCTTTTACTGAATTTTCTCCCCTTGTCCATTGGAGAAAACAAAAGTTTATTTAAGGCCATTAAACTTGCGATTTTAGATAACTATTTCAAATACAAAGACAATCTTTTGGAACCTCATTATTCAAAAATGAAAAAAACAGACCGCGAGTTTTTTGAAAAATTGAAATACAATAAAGATTTTAGAATGAAACATTGGGAAATCATACTTAAAAAAGGCGGAAAAAACAGAGAGTTGTTAACTGCTTTATCAGTTACAAATCATATTGATACTCTCAACTTACCAATTTTATTGATTCATGGCTTAAAGGATGATGTAGTGCCAGCTAATGAGTCTTCTATGTTATATGAAAAGTTGCAGGCACGTGGTGTAGATTGTAAACTCTGCATCACAAATCTAATTTCCCATGGCGATACTGGTTTTGGTTTCAAAACTTTATTCGAAGTACCCAAACTCATATCCTCTTTTTCGTATTTTTTTCGAAAAGCTTATGATGGCAAATGATTCCGATTTAGAACTTCTTACTATTAAAGTTTACAATTTCTAAAAAGATTTTCTTACCTTATATTGGTTAGAGAAAAGAATCAATTGCAGTTTTGATTATCTCCAAAGCTTGTTTCATCTCGGATTTTGAAATCACAAGAGGAGGTGCAAACCGAACCGTGTTTTTATGCGTTTCTTTCACCAAAACTCCGGTCTTCATTAGCTCAAGGCATAGTTTTTTGGCATCTACAGAATCGGCAAATTGCACTGCATTTAAGAGGCCTTTCCCTCGAACCGAATGCACCAAAGAATGTTTCCAAGATTCAATGGTATCTCGAAATAAAATCCCCATACTCTCTGCATTCTCAGACATTCCTTCTTCTAAAATTGTTTTTACAGAGGTGATGGCTACTTCACATGCAAGCGGATTGCCTCCAAACGTGGAACCATGTTCCCCTGGTTTTAAAAGCAAAAGTATATCCGCAGAACCTAATACACAAGAAATGGGCATCATTCCACCCGAAAGAGCTTTCCCAAGAAGTAATAAATCTGGTTTGATTTCGGAATGGTCAGAACAAAGTAGTTTTCCCGTTCTTCCTAAACCAGTTTGTATTTCATCAACAATCAATAGTACATTATGAATTTTGCATATTCTTCTAACTTCTTTTAAATATGCTTCATGAGGAACAATCACACCTGCTTCTCCTTGTATAGCTTCGACCATAAAGGCGGCAACATTTGGATCAGATACGGCCGTTTCCAATGCAACCAAATCATTGTAAGGTATGATTTCATAACCAGAAAGAAAAGGACCAAAATCATTTTTACTTTTTGGGTCCGTAGAAGAAGAGATGGCTGCTATGGTCCTACCCCAAAAATTTCCTTCACAGAAGATTATCTTTGCTTGGTTCTCTGGAATTTTTTTCTTTTGGTATCCCCACTTTCTAGCAAGTTTGATGGCTGTTTCCCCTGCCTCTACACCAGTATTCATGGGCAACACGCGGTCATATCCAAAGGTAGAACACATAAACTCAGTAAATAACGGAAGTTTGTCGTTATGAAATGCTCGGGAAGTAAGAGTCAGAATTGCCGATTGTTTTTGAAAAACATCAACAATCTTTGGATGGCAATGGCCTTGATTCACAGCACTATAAGCGGAAAGAAAATCAAAATACTTTTTCCCTTCTATATCCCAAAGATAAATGCCTTTCCCTTTTACTAACACAACAGGCAAGGGAGAATAATTAAAAGCTCCAAACTGAGTTTCTTTTTCGATAAGTAATTCTGTTAATTTTCCCATTGGGAAATAAAAACATTTAAGTTATTGTTTACAACTCCTTTCATATCTTATACTCTCATTTTTTAAAAGAATCTTGTGTTTAGGATCAAATTTGGTTGTTACATTATGTTTACAAAACAAATGCAATATGATGATACAAAAATTCTCAGTATTGCAAAAATCATCGATACGAAAATTGGATCTTTGATTCAAAGATTTGTATTTTATACTACTTCCAAGAGCATTCACTTTGGATTTCGTTATCCCAAGTTAAAATTACAGATTTTTAAATTTATCGATGTCTTACCTTCTCTCGAAACAAAAAAAATATATCCCTATTTTAAAATTTATCTATTTGATGAAGACACGGAAATTCCTATTTTTTTAAAATCCTCTATTCAATTTTTAATCAAAACTTTCTGTTTAGGCAAACTTGTATCATCTCTGATACTAAAAATTGTAAAAGTATTTGCAAAATTTTTCATCTTAACTGATTCTCCAAAGAATTTAAAGAAACTGAACTCATCTATAAGACCGCGCACATATGATGTATTAGGTGAAACCGCAGTGTCTCCCAAAGAAGCAAAAGAATACCTCAGGCAATATTCGGAACTTCTGGAACTATTACCGGAAGTTCCGCTAGATATAGATCCAAAACTAAGAACCAATATTTCTATCAAATGTTCAGGCATCGAAACAAGACTTTATCCAGAAGCCGAAGAAATGAGTGGTAAGTATTTAAAAGAAACGCTTCGTCCCCTCCTACGATTGGCAATGAAGAAGGGAATAGGAATCAATTTAGATATGGAACAATACGATCTAAAATCAATCATTTGTCGAGTAGCGAAGGAATTATTTTTAGAAGCAGAATTCAAAAAATACAAACATTTTGGGATCGTTGTCCAATCTTATTTAAGATCATCTACAGAGGATTTGAAAGTTTGGAAAGAGTATGCAAAGGATCGCGGAGTGCCCATTACCATTCGGCTTGTAAAGGGTGCCTACTTAGAATACGAACGCATCAAAGCAGAAGAACGAGGTTGGATTTCTCCTGTTTTTGATACCAAGAGAGAAACAGATATAAAATTCGAAGAGAATGTTCTCTTTCTTTTAGATTCAAGTCCTTTCCTTCGCCCTGCCTTTGGAACACATAACCTTCGTTCACTTGCATTTATCCTATATCATGCGAACAACCGCTCGATTTTAGATTTTGAAATTCAAATGTTATATGGAATGGCAAACAAATACAAAGCCGGTTTAGAATCCATGGGAATCATTATCAGAGAATATTCTCCGATAGGTGCCTTACTTCCTGGAATGGCTTATTTAATCAGAAGATTACTAGAGAATACCTCTAACCAAGGTTTTTTGTACCAAATGAGTCTTGGAAAAAACTTAGATTCCTTGATTACCAACCCAAAAGAGGAAATAATAAATGGAATTTAAAAATGAAACCATTCGGGATTTTTCAATCAACACAGAAAGGACCACTTTACATTCTGTACTAAACTCTATTAAAGATTTAATCCCTTTCCAAATTCCCATCTCAACTGGTAAACTAGAGAAATTTTCTCCAAATCCTTTTATTCATAAAAACCCATGGTCACCAGAGTCAATTGTATCAAAGGTATCTCTTGCGAATGCCAAGGACTTAGAGGAAACAATCCAAACTTCGAAAGAGGAAGGAAACCATTGGAAACACCTCTCCCAAGACAAACGGTCTCAAATTTTGAATTTAGTCGCAGATACTTTGGTCAGTAAAAAAGATTTTATTATTGCTGTCTGCATTTGGGAAACAGGAAAACATATTATGGAGGCAGAGATAGAATTTGCGGAAGCAGTTGATTTTTGCCGTTATTATGCGATGGTTTCCAAAAACCAACTTGCGGACAAACATATCAATTTGTTAGGTGAAGACAATTCATACTACTACCAACCAAAAGGAATCATCGGTTCTATTTCCCCATGGAATTTTCCCATGGCCATATTTACGGGAATGTGTGCAGGCCCCCTCGTCACAGGAAATATTGTCCTCGCAAAACCTGCAGAAGAAACATCTGCCACAGCATATGAGATCACAAAATGTTTTTGGGAGGCAGGTGTACCAAAAGGTGTTTTGCATTTTTTACCGGGGCTTGGTTCCGAAATAGGAGAAGCCATTGTCACTCACCCAGAAGTTTCTGTGATCAATTTTACTGGCTCTCGGGATGTGGGTCTTTCCATACTTCGAAAGACTGCACTAGTCCCTCACGGACAACGAATCATAAAAAAAGTGATTTGTGAGTTAGGTGGGAAAAATGCGATGATTGTAGATGCAGATGCTGACTTAGACGTTGCAATCCAATCTATACTATCTTCGGCCTTTGGATTCCAAGGCCAAAAATGCAGTGCACTTTCTCGACTTTTTGTACATAACGATTGTTATGATCGTTTAAAAGAAAGACTAATTGCTGCTATGGATGGTTTACTGATTGGTTCTCCACTAGATTTTGAAAATCGAATTGGTCCAGTCATTCATGAGGAAAGTTATTTGCGGCTTTCGAATTTACAAAAAGAGAATGAGCGTTTTTTAATCGGTCGAACTTCTTCTGTTCCAAATACAGGATTTTATATTCCACCAAGTTTGTATGAACCACCTATTGATTCTTCTATGTGGACATCAGAAATCTTCGGACCCTTACTATCCATACAAAAGATTTTTAGTTTTTCAGAAGGGATTGTTTATGCCAATGATTCTGATTATGCTCTTACCTGTGGAGTGATTTCTCGAAACCCAAAACATATAGCACAAGCAAAATTGGAAATAGAAGCGGGTAATTTATATATCAACCGAGGGATCACGGGTGCAGTTGTCAACAGACAACCATTTGGCGGAGGTAAACTATCGGGAACCGGTGCCAAAGCAGGTGGACCCGACTATATTCATCTTTTTGTAGAAGGAAAAACGTATACAGAAAATACTATGCGCCAAGGTTTTTCAAGAGATACTCTCCAATAAGAAATGGTAAAAACCTATATCCTTACTTTTTTTCTGAAATTAAAATTCTTTCTTGGTGGCCCGGATAAACAAACTTAAGATTCTGTTTCGCTCCCAATCCCTTTAGAAAATCTAAACTTTTACGATTGAGTTTGCGGTCTGTTGTAAAAAAACCAGGAGTGACGTTTTCGTTCCATCCCCATCCTGTGTGGCAAGTATCCCCGAGAACCAAGTGGGCACCTTCTTTTGCAGGAATATAAAATGCTAAACTTCCTGGTGTATGCCCTGGCACAGAAAGAACATAAAAACTCTGGTCACCAAAAAAATCTAACACGGCGATTTCA
The window above is part of the Leptospira terpstrae serovar Hualin str. LT 11-33 = ATCC 700639 genome. Proteins encoded here:
- the rocD gene encoding ornithine--oxo-acid transaminase; this encodes MGKLTELLIEKETQFGAFNYSPLPVVLVKGKGIYLWDIEGKKYFDFLSAYSAVNQGHCHPKIVDVFQKQSAILTLTSRAFHNDKLPLFTEFMCSTFGYDRVLPMNTGVEAGETAIKLARKWGYQKKKIPENQAKIIFCEGNFWGRTIAAISSSTDPKSKNDFGPFLSGYEIIPYNDLVALETAVSDPNVAAFMVEAIQGEAGVIVPHEAYLKEVRRICKIHNVLLIVDEIQTGLGRTGKLLCSDHSEIKPDLLLLGKALSGGMMPISCVLGSADILLLLKPGEHGSTFGGNPLACEVAITSVKTILEEGMSENAESMGILFRDTIESWKHSLVHSVRGKGLLNAVQFADSVDAKKLCLELMKTGVLVKETHKNTVRFAPPLVISKSEMKQALEIIKTAIDSFL
- a CDS encoding alpha/beta hydrolase family protein, whose product is MNRLSAWIKSIHFLIGLQSKDETLPDVREISIPIRNGSLRADCYMTKSKSLGTIITINGLAPLGNRDPRFIIVNRSLNQLGYTVVSPFYDEICDYKISLRNIEDIKDSITYISKQKEISPSGKVSIFAPSFSGSLSLIAVSEKEIAERINSVCAIGAFANVDDIIGNLFANQSLDEYGRMILLLNFLPLSIGENKSLFKAIKLAILDNYFKYKDNLLEPHYSKMKKTDREFFEKLKYNKDFRMKHWEIILKKGGKNRELLTALSVTNHIDTLNLPILLIHGLKDDVVPANESSMLYEKLQARGVDCKLCITNLISHGDTGFGFKTLFEVPKLISSFSYFFRKAYDGK
- a CDS encoding aldehyde dehydrogenase family protein is translated as MEFKNETIRDFSINTERTTLHSVLNSIKDLIPFQIPISTGKLEKFSPNPFIHKNPWSPESIVSKVSLANAKDLEETIQTSKEEGNHWKHLSQDKRSQILNLVADTLVSKKDFIIAVCIWETGKHIMEAEIEFAEAVDFCRYYAMVSKNQLADKHINLLGEDNSYYYQPKGIIGSISPWNFPMAIFTGMCAGPLVTGNIVLAKPAEETSATAYEITKCFWEAGVPKGVLHFLPGLGSEIGEAIVTHPEVSVINFTGSRDVGLSILRKTALVPHGQRIIKKVICELGGKNAMIVDADADLDVAIQSILSSAFGFQGQKCSALSRLFVHNDCYDRLKERLIAAMDGLLIGSPLDFENRIGPVIHEESYLRLSNLQKENERFLIGRTSSVPNTGFYIPPSLYEPPIDSSMWTSEIFGPLLSIQKIFSFSEGIVYANDSDYALTCGVISRNPKHIAQAKLEIEAGNLYINRGITGAVVNRQPFGGGKLSGTGAKAGGPDYIHLFVEGKTYTENTMRQGFSRDTLQ
- a CDS encoding proline dehydrogenase family protein, translated to MFRIKFGCYIMFTKQMQYDDTKILSIAKIIDTKIGSLIQRFVFYTTSKSIHFGFRYPKLKLQIFKFIDVLPSLETKKIYPYFKIYLFDEDTEIPIFLKSSIQFLIKTFCLGKLVSSLILKIVKVFAKFFILTDSPKNLKKLNSSIRPRTYDVLGETAVSPKEAKEYLRQYSELLELLPEVPLDIDPKLRTNISIKCSGIETRLYPEAEEMSGKYLKETLRPLLRLAMKKGIGINLDMEQYDLKSIICRVAKELFLEAEFKKYKHFGIVVQSYLRSSTEDLKVWKEYAKDRGVPITIRLVKGAYLEYERIKAEERGWISPVFDTKRETDIKFEENVLFLLDSSPFLRPAFGTHNLRSLAFILYHANNRSILDFEIQMLYGMANKYKAGLESMGIIIREYSPIGALLPGMAYLIRRLLENTSNQGFLYQMSLGKNLDSLITNPKEEIINGI
- a CDS encoding 7TM diverse intracellular signaling domain-containing protein; this encodes MKKGTGEYPIGYHMEILTLTPDSDLRFEEVRKTNLFEESKSLSPNFGFTKNIYWVRFELHNESNERDWFIHVSYPLLDKIEFYELTDKSWKQIITGDSYVFSARPLEEKSFIFPVKLGLQKNKTYYFRFESEGTVQFPITVYSHERFLKLKEKENLSLGIYYGIVFVLVIYNLILLFMLRDWGYLYYLLYVSLYGLSQSVLNGLAFQIFWPNSPHWANISLPFVGGFSLFWGLQFTRSFLNTKRNTPTWDKIIFVLMGLMLFLMLSSFVFSYYVNIYLLASFVILFALSVFLVAVVCWDKGYKPARYFLIAWVALLFGVGIYSLKGFGILPANIFTEYGLQVGSAIEMCLLSLGLAYKIKLANSDKNRAERLMTSYKVKLQDAKLVSSRLEVELLKNNIHPHFLLNSINATIIWLDEDPETAKQLLTALSDELRSILKLTNKKTISISEEINICKRYLEIMSLRKESKFEFKTEGVSPKDMIPPIVLLTLVENGVTHGYQGKNSGIFTLKKKKDKNKTKYILFNDGLPTTKSDSLGTGMKYIKSRLQEAFPNKWDFTSKMVTGGWENTITVME